CGGCCATGAGATGAGCTGGGATAAACTGGTGCTGGCTACCGGATCTTATGCCTTTGTCCCGCCGATTCCGGGCAACGACAGCCCCGGCTGTTTTGTCTATCGCACCCTGGACGATCTGGATGCTATCGCGGCCAGAGCGCAGCATTCGCGCCGTGGCGTGGTGATTGGCGGCGGGCTGCTGGGGCTGGAAGCGGCCAACGCGCTGAAACAACTGGGTCTGGAAACCGAGGTGGTGGAGTTTGCGCCACGGCTGATGGCGGTACAGCTGGATGAGGGTGGCGCCGGCATGTTGCGCCGCAAGATTGCCGCGCTGGGCGTGCAGGTTCACACCAGCAAAGCCACGCAGTCGATTGAATCGCTGCCCGATGGGCAAATGCGTCTGAACTTTGCTGATGGCAGCGTGCTGGAGAGCGATCTGGTGCTGTTCTCCGCCGGTATCCGCCCGCGCGATCAACTGGCGGCAGAAGCGGGATTAACCCTGGGCGCTCGTGGCGGCATCACGGTGGATGATGCCTGCACCACCTCCGATCCTGATATTTACGCCATCGGCGAGTGCGCATTGTGGAGCGGGCAGATCTTCGGCCTGGTGGCACCCGGCTATCAGATGGCAAGAGTTGCGGCAGCCTCACTGGCCGGAGAAACGGCGCAGTTCAGCGGCGCGGATATGAGCACCAAACTGAAACTGCTGGGCGTGGAAGTGGCCTCCTTTGGCGATGCCCACGGGCGCACGCCGCTGAGCAAGAGTTACAGCTGGAGCAACGAGCCACAGGAGATCTACAAAAAAATTGTGATTTCTGCAGATGGCAAAACACTTTTGGGCGGCGTGCTGGTTGGCGACAGCAGCGATTACAGCACGCTGTTGCAGATGATGCTCAACAGCATGGCGCTGCCAGCCCAGCCGGAAATGCTGATCCTGCCGCAGAGCGAAGGCGCACCGGTCAGGGCGCTAGGCGTGGCGGCCTTGCCGGACAGCGCGCAAATTTGTTCCTGTCACAACGTCTCCAAAGGCGATGTCTGTTCAGCCGTGTCGGCAGGCTGTGGCGATATGGCTTCGCTGAAAAGCTGCACCAAAGCGGCCACCGGCTGCGGCGGCTGTTCCGCGCTGGTGAAGCAGGTAATGGAATTTCAGTTAGCCAGCTTGGGCGTCGAAGTTAAAAAAGATATCTGCGAGCATTTCGCTCACTCCCGTCAGGAGCTTCATCACCTGATCCGCGTCGGCGAAATCAAAACCTTTGATGCGCTGCTGGAGAAACATGGTCACGGGCTGGGCTGCGAGATCTGCAAACCGCTGGTGGGATCGTTGCTCGCCTCCACCTGGAACGAATACCTGCTGAAACCGCAGCATCTGCCGTTGCAGGACACCAACGATCGCTATTTTGCCAATATCCAGAAGGACGGCACCTATTCGGTGGTGCCGAGGATCCCGGCTGGAGAGATCACCCCGAAAGGGCTGATCGCCATTGGTCAGGTGGCCGAACGCTACAACCTCTACAGCAAAATCACCGGCGGTCAGCGTATCGATCTGTTTGGTGCCCGGCTGGATCAGCTTCCGGCCATCTGGGAAGAGCTGCTGGCGGCAGGCTTTGAAACCGGCCACGCCTATGGCAAATCGCTGCGCACGGTAAAATCCTGCGTGGGATCAACCTGGTGTCGCTATGGCGTGCAGGATTCCACCGGCTTCGCCATCGCGCTGGAAAATCGCTACAAGGGTCTGCGTGCGCCGCACAAAATCAAAATGGCCGTGTCGGGCTGTACGCGTGAGTGTGCCGAAGCGCAAAGCAAGGATATCGGGGTGATTGCCACTGACAAAGGCTGGAACCTCTATGTCTGCGGCAACGGCGGCATGAAGCCCCGTCACGCCGATCTCTTTGCCAGCGACCTGGACGACGCCACGCTGCTTCGCTATGTCGACCGCCTGCTGATGTTCTATATCCGTACCGGTGAACGTCTGCAACGTACCAGCGTCTGGATGGACAATCTTGAGGGGGGCCTGGCGTATCTTCGCAAGGTGGTGATAGAAGATTCACTGGGTATTGCGGCCGAGCTGGAGCAGGAGATGGCACGGGTTGTTGAAACTTACCAGTGCGAATGGCAGACCACGCTGGAAAGCCCCGACCGTCGGGCGCTGTTCCAGACCACGGTCAACAGCCCGTTGCCGGATGAAACCGTGCGCTGGTCGCTGGAGCGCGGCCAGATCCGTCCCTCCACTGAACCCCTGCAACGCAAAGAGATGCCGGAGCTGTTACCCTGGACCGAAGTGTGCGAGCTGGAAGCGATCCCCGCCCAGGCCGGAATCGGTGCCCGTTTTGGCAGCCAGCGCATCGCGCTTTTCCGTCTGGATGATGACGTGTTCGCGCTGGATGATAACGAACCTGGCACCCAGGCCAGCGTCCTGTCACGCGGGATCCTCGGTGACAGCGCAGGCGAGCCTGTGGTGATTTCTCCGATCTACAAACAGCGCTTCCGCCTGCGTGACGGCCAGGCGCTGGATAACAGCCAGCAGGGCGTGCGGAGCTGGCCGGTGAAGATTCAGGACGGGCGCGTCTGGGTTGCCAGCCCGGAAATGGTGGTGCCGCAGGCGGTGGCGTCATGAAAACCACCTGTCCTTACTGCGGGGTCGGCTGTGGGGTGGAGATTGTCTCTCAGCAGCCGGGCAGCTGTCAGGTCCGGGGCGACAAAGATCACCCGGCCAACTCAGGGCGGTTGTGTGTGAAAGGAGCAGCCCTGGGCGAGACGCTGGGCAGTGAAGGGCGGTTGTTACATCCGCAGGTGGATGGCGTGCGCACCGGGTGGCCTCATGCGCTGGATGAAGTGGCCAGCCGGTTGCGGCAGGTCATCGATCAATATGGCCCGCAGGCGGTGGCTTTTTATGCCTCTGGCCAGCTGCTGACCGAAGACTATTACGTCGCTAACAAGCTGATGAAAGGCTTTCTGGGCGTAGCAAATATTGATACCAACTCCCGGCTCTGTATGGCGTCTGCGGTAGTGGGCTACAAAAGAGCTTTTGGCGCGGATGCGGTTCCCTGCTGTTATGAGGATCTGGCGCTGGCCGATCTGGTGGTGGTGACCGGCTCCAACACGGCCTGGGCGCATCCGGTCGCCTGGCAACGGCTGGTACAGGCGAAAAAAGATCGTCCGGGGATGAAGATCGTGGTGATCGATCCCCGCAGAACGGCAACCTGCGAGCAGGCCGATCTGCACCTGGCACTGAAGCCGGGCAGTGATGCCGCGCTGTTTAACGGGCTGCTGCACTGGCTGGAGCGGCACCAGGGGCTGGGGGCTGATGCCGCCTCCTGGCTGAGCGGCCTGCCGGAAACGCTGGACGCCGCCAGCAATTGGGGCATAGCCGCCGTGGCCGATTTTTGTGAACTGGCTGAAACCGATGTGGTGGCGTTTTACCGTCTGTTTCTCACTTCGCCAGCCGTGCTGACGCTTTACTGCATGGGCATCAATCAGTCCACCAGCGGTAGCGACAAGTGTAATGCCATTATCAATGCCCATCTCGCCTGCGGCAAAATCGGCCTGCCGGGCAGCGGTCCGTTTTCGCTGACCGGACAGCCAAATGCGATGGGAGGCCGTGAAGTGGGCGGCCTGGCGAACCAGCTGGCTGCGCACATGGGCTTTTCAGCTCAGGAGGTCGATCTGGTGCAGCGTTTCTGGCAAAGCCCTGGCGTAGCTGACCGGCCAGGCCTCAAGGCGGTGGAGATGTTCCAGGCGGCGGGACGTGGAGAGATCAAAGCGCTGTGGATTATGGGCACCAACCCGGCTGTTTCCCTGCCGGATGGCAGTGCGGTCAGGGCCGCGCTACAGCATTGTCCGCTGGTGATTGTCTCCGACGTCTGCGCGCAGACGGATACCACCGCACTGGCTGATATCCTGCTGCCTGCACAGGGCTGGGGGGAGAAAAACGGCACCGTGACCAACTCTGAACGCCGACTCTCCCGTCAGCGCAGTTTTGTTAAACCAGCGGGTGAAGCGAAGCCGGACTGGTGGATCCTCAGCCAGGTGGCTCAACGGCTTGGCTTCGCTGACGCCTTTAGCTGGCAGCATCCGGCGGAGATTTTCCGTGAGCATGCCGCGCTGTCGGGCTTCGAAAATCACGGTCAGCGGGCTTTTGATATCAGCGCGCTGGCGGAGATTGACAATCATCAGTGGGATCGGCTGGCCCCGGTTCAGTGGCCGGTGAATCAGCAGCATCCCGCTGGCTGTGCAAGGTTGTTTGGCGATCGTCATTTCTTTCATCCCGATGGCAAAGCCCGGCTGATACCGATTGTGCCGCGTCTGCCGGTGGCGCAGGCAGACGCGGCCTATCCGCTGATAGCCAATACCGGACGCATCCGCGACCAGTGGCACACCATGACGCGTACCGGCAGCGTGCCGCGGCTGATGCAGCATTACAGCGAACCCTTCTGCGAAATCCATCCGCAGGATGCCCTGCAATATCGCCTGCGTGAAGCTGACCTGGTTCGCGTACAGTCCGCCAGCGGCTGGATGATCTGCCGGGCAAAAATCAGTGAAGGTCAGTTGCCTGGCAACGTCTTCCTGCCGATGCACTGGAACCGCCAGTTTTGCCATCAGGGCAGCGTGGATGCGCTGGTCGCTCCCGAAGTCTGCCCGGCGTCCGGGCAGCCGGAAAGTAAACAGACGGCGGTGCGGTTGCGTCGCTGGAAAAGTGACTGGCAGGGGGCTTTATACCTGCGTGAAGCAGCCCCGCTGGGGGAGGAACTGTGGTGGGCAAAAGTGCCTGAGCAGGGTGCCACCCGCTACCAGCTTGCGGGACCGGGTAACGCACAGCGCTGGCTGACAGAGCAGGGCGTGCTGACCGGTTTAGATCTCCAGACCGCAGAAGCAGAGGGGGAATATTTCCATCTGCTGGGCTGGAGAAAGGGCGAGCTGGCCCTGGCTTTCTACAGCGGGCGTGGGCCGGTTGACATTAATAATGAGGCGGTGGTTTCTGCCTTTGCTCAACCGCCTGGCGATGCCGCAGGACGATTTGCGCTGCTGGCTGGCCGCGCCACCAGCGGCATCAGCCGGGGCAGAACGGTATGTAGCTGCTTTGGCGTGGGCGAAAACACCATTAACGCAGCGATTGCCGCAGGCTGTTGCAGCACTGAAGCGCTGGGTGCCAGCCTGAAATGCGGCACCAACTGCGGCTCCTGTCTTCCCGAACTGAAACAGCTGATTGCCCGCGCGCAGTCAGCCGCCTGAATGAGGTACACCATGACAACATTACATGCAGGGCTGGAAAAATTGTTAGCCAGTAACGGTCACGGAAAACAGGCCGGTGCGGTCTGGCTGGTGGGGGCCGGGCCGGGCGATGTGGATCTGCTGACGGTCAAGGCGCTGCGGCTGATTGAACAGGCAGAAGTGGTGGTGTATGACCGCCTGGTCAGCCCGGAAATTCTGGCCCTGATCCCCGCTTCGGCGCTGAGCATCGACGTGGGTAAAACGCCCGGTTTTCACGGTATGAAGCAGTCACAAATCAACCAGCTGCTGGTGGAGCTGGCCGCCGCAGGGCAGCAGGTGATCCGTCTGAAAGGCGGCGATCCCTTTATCTTTGGGCGCGGTGGCGAAGAGATGACGGCGGTACAGGAAGCGGGGCTGGTCTGCCACATCGTGCCCGGCATCACCGCCGCCACCGGCTGCGCAGCGGCAACGGGGATCCCCCTGACGCACCGGGATCTGGCTCAGTCGGTACGCTTTATTACCGGACATGGCAAAGACGGCAAACCGCAGCTGGACTGGGAAAGCCTGAAAGATGCGCGGCAGACGCTGGTGTTTTATATGGGCCTGACCTGGTGCGGAGCGCTGAGCGAACAGCTGATCGCCTTCGGCCGCGATGCCGAAACGCCGGTAGCCATTGTGGAGCGTGGCACCCGGGCCGATCAGCGTGTCACCCTCACCACTTTGCACCAGCTGGCTGAAACGGTATTGCGTGAGAAACCGCAGTCGCCCGCTTTATTGATCGTGGGCGAGGTGGTGCGGTTATACCGGAAGAAGGAATTAACTGAGTGCGCGAGTCTCAGGCTACAGACTGTATAAACTGTTCTGCCGGACGGTGAACGAAGCTGTCACTGCTTTGAATCCCAGCGGACCCTCAGACAAAAAAATCAGCGGTAAGGATTGTCATGATGGATAAAAATGTTATGTTATAACATCAAACTTATAAGGCACATGAGGTCTGAATTTTGGCTGGTCATTTAAAATTACTCCTTTCTCTGGGCACACTTCTGGTTAGCGGGCAGGTTTTTGCCCACGGACATTCGCATGGAAAACCGCTGACGGAGGTGGAACAAAAAGCCGCCGTGGGCGTATTCAACGACACGGATGTTAAGGATCGCAGCCTCACAGACTGGGAAGGAACCTGGCAGTCCGTCTATCCGATCATGCTGAAAGGGGAGATGGACCCTGTGTTCAGGAAAAAAGCTGAAAAGGAGCAGGGGAAATCCTTTGAGCAGATCAAAGAGTACTACCGTAAAGGCTATGCCACTGACGTCACGGAAATTGGCATTGAAAACGGCAGCATGGAATTTCATACAGGCGAGCAGGTGAATGCCTGTAAGTATGATTATGCGGGCTATAAAATTTTCACTTACGCCTCGGGGAAAAAAGGGGTGCGTTATCTGTTCGAATGTAAGGACGCCAGCAGCAAAGCGCCAAAATTCGTGCAGTTCAGCGATCACACCATTGGCCCACGTCAATCTGCCCACTTCCATATTTTCATGGGCAACACCTCACAAGAGGCGCTGTTCAAAGAGATGGATAACTGGCCGACTTATTATCCGTGGCAGATGAACAATGAGCAGGTCGTAGAGGAGATGCTGCACCATTAAGTTTGCTCGCTTAAAGCGATATGAAGGTGTAAACGACCGTTCCCCCTCTGTGGAATCATTGTCACTTTTAAACTGGACCCCGGCATCTTGCCGGGGTTTCTCGTATTCACACGAAGACATTCCCTTCTTTCTGGTACAGCCCCATCTGCCGTCTTACAGTTTTTCGTAACCCTTATCCCCGCTTCCTCAAAGGTACAAAAAACCTTCTATTCCCACGGATTTATATACTTTTTTTATATCGCTCTCCGCAACATTGACAGTTTTTATATGGGCCTTTTTTTAGACTAAGTTGCACACATAAATAACGGGAGAGCGACCGTGAGCACAGAAATTATTACCGGCACCGGGCTGGTATTTTTGCTTCTGGGGTATCTGTTTTATGCCCTGTTGCGGGCGGAGGCATTCTGATGGCGGCTGAAGCGTTTTTACTGTTGGCCTGCTTTATGATTGTTTTGCTGGCACTGGCAAAACCTCTGGGCAACTACATGACCGGGATGGTGCTTGACCAGGCTCTGCCGGGGACAAGAGGCATTGAGAAA
This genomic window from Erwinia sp. E_sp_B01_1 contains:
- the nirB gene encoding nitrite reductase large subunit NirB — encoded protein: MAEHLVVIGNGMAAMRMVEKLLQLAPERYRITVIGREPQGNYNRIMLSPVLGGEKPFADTVLHSPEWYQQRGITLLMGEEVQSLDPARKTAITDRRTLHWDQLVLATGSDPMMPPIPGIELPHVSGFRRLADVGQMLTDNGPVVVLGGGLLGIEAAAALRLRGRDVTLLHRNGWLMDRQLDARAADLLMGTLAERGITCRINSGITRINSDSVTLPEGTQLPATRVVVAAGVTPTSQLARQAGIACQRGVQVDRQLRTSAPSVSAVGECCEIEGETFGLVAPCLAQADVLAHRLAGLPAADFYSEDNGTRLKVTGIEVFSAGNLSQPAGTASACSFDPLTHHYRRLFFRDGRLTGILLYGDTSDAVTLLTRLGTPCDARVLINPTHSAQPEAAGTLPMSKPTLVVIGHGMVGHHFLEQLVAKQLHLEYHIVVYGEERHVAYDRVHLSEYFAGKGHAELSLVADNFFTEHHIELRTHCPVVAVDRQRRCVREASGHEMSWDKLVLATGSYAFVPPIPGNDSPGCFVYRTLDDLDAIAARAQHSRRGVVIGGGLLGLEAANALKQLGLETEVVEFAPRLMAVQLDEGGAGMLRRKIAALGVQVHTSKATQSIESLPDGQMRLNFADGSVLESDLVLFSAGIRPRDQLAAEAGLTLGARGGITVDDACTTSDPDIYAIGECALWSGQIFGLVAPGYQMARVAAASLAGETAQFSGADMSTKLKLLGVEVASFGDAHGRTPLSKSYSWSNEPQEIYKKIVISADGKTLLGGVLVGDSSDYSTLLQMMLNSMALPAQPEMLILPQSEGAPVRALGVAALPDSAQICSCHNVSKGDVCSAVSAGCGDMASLKSCTKAATGCGGCSALVKQVMEFQLASLGVEVKKDICEHFAHSRQELHHLIRVGEIKTFDALLEKHGHGLGCEICKPLVGSLLASTWNEYLLKPQHLPLQDTNDRYFANIQKDGTYSVVPRIPAGEITPKGLIAIGQVAERYNLYSKITGGQRIDLFGARLDQLPAIWEELLAAGFETGHAYGKSLRTVKSCVGSTWCRYGVQDSTGFAIALENRYKGLRAPHKIKMAVSGCTRECAEAQSKDIGVIATDKGWNLYVCGNGGMKPRHADLFASDLDDATLLRYVDRLLMFYIRTGERLQRTSVWMDNLEGGLAYLRKVVIEDSLGIAAELEQEMARVVETYQCEWQTTLESPDRRALFQTTVNSPLPDETVRWSLERGQIRPSTEPLQRKEMPELLPWTEVCELEAIPAQAGIGARFGSQRIALFRLDDDVFALDDNEPGTQASVLSRGILGDSAGEPVVISPIYKQRFRLRDGQALDNSQQGVRSWPVKIQDGRVWVASPEMVVPQAVAS
- a CDS encoding nitrate reductase — its product is MKTTCPYCGVGCGVEIVSQQPGSCQVRGDKDHPANSGRLCVKGAALGETLGSEGRLLHPQVDGVRTGWPHALDEVASRLRQVIDQYGPQAVAFYASGQLLTEDYYVANKLMKGFLGVANIDTNSRLCMASAVVGYKRAFGADAVPCCYEDLALADLVVVTGSNTAWAHPVAWQRLVQAKKDRPGMKIVVIDPRRTATCEQADLHLALKPGSDAALFNGLLHWLERHQGLGADAASWLSGLPETLDAASNWGIAAVADFCELAETDVVAFYRLFLTSPAVLTLYCMGINQSTSGSDKCNAIINAHLACGKIGLPGSGPFSLTGQPNAMGGREVGGLANQLAAHMGFSAQEVDLVQRFWQSPGVADRPGLKAVEMFQAAGRGEIKALWIMGTNPAVSLPDGSAVRAALQHCPLVIVSDVCAQTDTTALADILLPAQGWGEKNGTVTNSERRLSRQRSFVKPAGEAKPDWWILSQVAQRLGFADAFSWQHPAEIFREHAALSGFENHGQRAFDISALAEIDNHQWDRLAPVQWPVNQQHPAGCARLFGDRHFFHPDGKARLIPIVPRLPVAQADAAYPLIANTGRIRDQWHTMTRTGSVPRLMQHYSEPFCEIHPQDALQYRLREADLVRVQSASGWMICRAKISEGQLPGNVFLPMHWNRQFCHQGSVDALVAPEVCPASGQPESKQTAVRLRRWKSDWQGALYLREAAPLGEELWWAKVPEQGATRYQLAGPGNAQRWLTEQGVLTGLDLQTAEAEGEYFHLLGWRKGELALAFYSGRGPVDINNEAVVSAFAQPPGDAAGRFALLAGRATSGISRGRTVCSCFGVGENTINAAIAAGCCSTEALGASLKCGTNCGSCLPELKQLIARAQSAA
- the cobA gene encoding uroporphyrinogen-III C-methyltransferase is translated as MTTLHAGLEKLLASNGHGKQAGAVWLVGAGPGDVDLLTVKALRLIEQAEVVVYDRLVSPEILALIPASALSIDVGKTPGFHGMKQSQINQLLVELAAAGQQVIRLKGGDPFIFGRGGEEMTAVQEAGLVCHIVPGITAATGCAAATGIPLTHRDLAQSVRFITGHGKDGKPQLDWESLKDARQTLVFYMGLTWCGALSEQLIAFGRDAETPVAIVERGTRADQRVTLTTLHQLAETVLREKPQSPALLIVGEVVRLYRKKELTECASLRLQTV
- the zinT gene encoding metal-binding protein ZinT; translation: MAGHLKLLLSLGTLLVSGQVFAHGHSHGKPLTEVEQKAAVGVFNDTDVKDRSLTDWEGTWQSVYPIMLKGEMDPVFRKKAEKEQGKSFEQIKEYYRKGYATDVTEIGIENGSMEFHTGEQVNACKYDYAGYKIFTYASGKKGVRYLFECKDASSKAPKFVQFSDHTIGPRQSAHFHIFMGNTSQEALFKEMDNWPTYYPWQMNNEQVVEEMLHH
- the kdpF gene encoding K(+)-transporting ATPase subunit F, which gives rise to MSTEIITGTGLVFLLLGYLFYALLRAEAF